In a single window of the Bacillus clarus genome:
- a CDS encoding tyrosine-type recombinase/integrase encodes MSEFNFQIENFMLYCTSKNLSVKTLRSYEQTLKLFSAYMQNEFDINEVDKVKSAHIRHYIKYLRERGKYTVTVNDKSVNVNFPHKREDYSKPISSTTIANYIRNIKVFFNYLYEVEREIRKNPVEAIENIKPSRKKKPLLSKEELLNVIGIFDNTTFHGYRDWLITRLILDTGMRIGECLSLTPDTLDFKTKSIIIENPKNNQQRYVYFSFKMSRDLKGWLLYRDRYSNSVYLFPTIRGTKLEIRNFERSLRMAGKKVGVDIHPHQLRNNFAKYYLLNGGDFATLSRILGHSSVEVTQKAYLDFTDGEVGKKYQRHSPLSHLDI; translated from the coding sequence TTGTCCGAATTTAATTTTCAGATTGAAAACTTTATGTTGTATTGTACATCGAAGAATTTGTCCGTCAAGACATTACGAAGTTATGAACAGACGTTAAAGTTATTTTCGGCGTATATGCAAAATGAATTCGATATAAATGAGGTCGATAAGGTTAAATCGGCCCATATACGTCATTATATTAAATATTTAAGAGAACGGGGGAAATATACGGTTACAGTTAACGACAAATCTGTGAATGTAAATTTTCCGCATAAACGTGAAGATTATAGCAAGCCTATTAGCTCGACAACAATTGCTAATTATATTCGAAATATAAAAGTGTTCTTTAATTATTTATACGAAGTAGAACGAGAAATACGCAAGAATCCAGTCGAAGCAATAGAGAATATAAAACCAAGCCGTAAGAAGAAACCGTTATTATCGAAGGAAGAATTACTAAACGTAATAGGAATATTTGATAATACGACTTTTCACGGTTATAGAGATTGGTTAATAACACGATTAATACTAGACACCGGAATGCGAATCGGAGAATGCTTATCGCTTACGCCAGACACTTTAGATTTTAAAACAAAGTCTATTATTATCGAAAACCCTAAGAATAACCAACAACGTTATGTCTATTTCTCCTTCAAGATGTCGAGAGATTTAAAGGGTTGGTTACTATACAGGGATCGTTATTCAAATAGCGTTTACCTGTTCCCAACGATAAGAGGGACTAAATTAGAAATACGTAACTTTGAGAGATCGCTTAGAATGGCCGGTAAGAAGGTCGGAGTAGATATACACCCGCACCAGTTACGAAATAACTTTGCGAAGTATTACTTGCTAAACGGTGGGGATTTCGCAACTTTATCGCGTATTCTAGGCCATTCAAGTGTAGAAGTAACGCAAAAAGCGTATTTAGATTTTACAGACGGTGAGGTAGGAAAGAAATATCAACGCCATTCGCCGTTAAGTCATTTAGATATTTAA
- the spo0A gene encoding sporulation transcription factor Spo0A gives MEKIKVCLVDDNKELVSMLESYVAAQDDMEVIGTAYNGQECLNLLKERQPDVLVLDIIMPHLDGLAVLEKMRHIERLKQPNVIMLTAFGQEDVTKKAVDLGASYFILKPFDMENLTSHIRQVSGKTNNTIKRPLPSFRSATTVDGKPKNLDASITSIIHEIGVPAHIKGYMYLREAISMVYNDIELLGSITKVLYPDIAKKYNTTASRVERAIRHAIEVAWSRGNIDSISSLFGYTVSMSKAKPTNSEFIAMVADKLRLEHKAS, from the coding sequence GTGGAGAAAATTAAAGTATGTCTTGTGGATGATAATAAAGAATTGGTATCAATGTTAGAAAGTTATGTTGCTGCTCAGGACGATATGGAGGTCATTGGAACTGCTTATAATGGACAAGAATGTTTAAACTTATTGAAAGAAAGACAACCCGATGTACTTGTTTTAGATATTATTATGCCACATTTAGATGGTCTAGCTGTGCTAGAGAAAATGCGACATATTGAAAGACTAAAACAGCCGAATGTTATTATGTTGACGGCATTCGGGCAAGAGGATGTAACAAAGAAAGCAGTTGATTTAGGTGCATCGTATTTCATATTAAAGCCATTTGATATGGAGAATTTAACAAGTCATATTCGTCAAGTAAGTGGTAAAACAAATAATACTATTAAACGCCCGCTACCATCTTTCCGATCAGCAACAACAGTAGATGGAAAACCGAAAAATTTAGATGCAAGTATTACGAGTATTATTCATGAAATTGGTGTACCTGCACATATTAAAGGATATATGTACTTACGAGAGGCAATTTCTATGGTTTATAATGATATCGAATTATTAGGGTCTATTACGAAAGTATTATATCCGGATATCGCAAAGAAATATAACACAACAGCAAGTCGTGTAGAACGAGCAATCCGCCATGCGATTGAAGTAGCCTGGAGCCGTGGGAATATTGATTCCATTTCGTCTTTATTTGGTTATACGGTATCCATGTCAAAAGCAAAACCTACGAATTCCGAGTTCATCGCAATGGTTGCGGATAAGCTAAGACTTGAACATAAGGCTAGCTAA
- a CDS encoding site-specific integrase — MGQRRTSGTVSKDKATGKWMFVFNIAKDSMTGKRKQIRRRGFKTKREAHGAMVKLKAEMLSGERSDLSKLTYATYVDEWMKERTFHLQETTYEIHKTYITNVIKPRLGHFRMREIEPIHMQKFVNELAIDIGYSPATVHLIYRIVSASLKKAKVLKLIDENPTIGITLPKLRKTSEINVWTLEEVNHFINEGKNVYRPTRIYICCVIALLTGMRQGEIMGLRWKDIDFDNRIIYIRQTLTQSGKIKVGAKNNASIRNVHFPIKLIGELELHRETIKKERLYHGRDYENNDLVICARKGNPLIPRNGRIEFYNLTEKLGLPKIRFHDLRHTHATMLIQQNVNVKLISERLGHTDIQTTLNTYSHVLPNMQRSVADKLDEIFEE; from the coding sequence ATGGGACAGAGAAGGACAAGCGGTACAGTAAGTAAAGATAAAGCGACAGGTAAATGGATGTTTGTATTTAACATTGCAAAGGATTCCATGACTGGGAAGCGGAAACAAATACGTAGAAGGGGATTTAAAACAAAACGGGAAGCTCACGGTGCGATGGTGAAGTTAAAGGCGGAAATGTTGAGCGGTGAGCGATCTGATTTATCGAAACTCACTTATGCTACATATGTTGATGAATGGATGAAAGAGCGCACATTCCACTTACAGGAGACTACTTATGAAATACATAAAACGTATATTACAAACGTAATTAAACCGAGATTAGGACATTTTCGAATGCGAGAGATTGAGCCAATACATATGCAAAAATTCGTTAATGAATTAGCTATTGATATAGGTTATTCACCAGCTACCGTTCATCTTATTTATAGAATAGTTAGCGCCTCATTAAAAAAGGCTAAAGTCTTAAAGTTAATTGACGAAAACCCTACGATAGGAATCACGTTGCCTAAGTTAAGAAAAACATCGGAAATAAACGTATGGACGTTAGAGGAAGTGAACCATTTTATAAATGAGGGGAAGAATGTTTATCGACCTACACGTATCTATATTTGTTGTGTAATTGCGTTACTAACGGGGATGAGACAAGGTGAAATTATGGGGTTACGTTGGAAAGATATCGATTTCGATAATCGGATAATTTACATACGGCAAACATTAACCCAATCAGGAAAAATTAAAGTTGGCGCTAAAAATAACGCAAGCATACGTAATGTACATTTTCCGATAAAACTAATCGGAGAGTTAGAGTTACATCGTGAAACGATAAAAAAAGAACGTTTATATCATGGTAGAGATTACGAGAATAACGATCTAGTAATATGTGCACGTAAAGGAAACCCGTTAATACCTAGAAATGGTCGTATAGAATTCTATAACTTAACCGAGAAACTCGGCCTACCTAAAATCCGTTTCCATGACCTACGCCACACACACGCAACGATGCTGATACAACAGAACGTTAATGTAAAGCTGATATCAGAACGGCTGGGGCATACGGATATTCAGACGACTTTGAATACCTATAGTCATGTGCTACCGAACATGCAGCGGTCAGTGGCGGATAAGTTGGATGAGATATTTGAGGAGTAG